From the genome of Ananas comosus cultivar F153 linkage group 18, ASM154086v1, whole genome shotgun sequence, one region includes:
- the LOC109724493 gene encoding COP9 signalosome complex subunit 2 yields the protein MGSDADMEDYGFEYSDEEPEEQDVDIENQYYNSKGLVETDPEGALAGFAEVVRMEPEKAEWGFKALKQTVKLYYRLVKYKEMMDAYREMLTYIKSAVTRNYSEKCINNIMDFVSGSASQNFNLLQEFYQTTLKALEEAKNERLWFKTNLKLCKIWFDMGEYGRMNKILKELHRSCQREDGTDDQKKGTQLLEVYAIEIQMYTETKNNKKLKQLYQKALSIKSAIPHPRIMGIIHECGGKMHMAERQWDEAATDFFEAFKNYDEAGNQRRIQCLKYLVLANMLMESEVNPFDGQEAKPYKNDPEILAMTNLIAAYQKNEILEFEKILKSNRRTIMDDPFIRNYIEDLLKNIRTQVLLKLIKPYTRIRIPFISKELNVPEKDVEQLLVSLILDNRIQGHIDQVNKLLERGDRSKGTKKYTAIDKWNTQLKSLYQTISNRVS from the exons ATGGGTTCCG aTGCTGATATGGAGGATTATGGATTTGAGTACTCTGATGAGGAACCTGAGGAGCAGGATGTGGATATAGAGAACCAGTACTATAACTCAAAAG GTTTGGTAGAAACAGATCCGGAGGGTGCTCTTGCTGGTTTTGCAGAAGTAGTTCGCATGGAACCTGAGAAAGCTGAGTG GGGATTCAAAGCACTAAAGCAAACAGTCAAGCTTTATTATCGACTGGTGAAGTACAAAGAGATGATGGATGCCTACAGGGAGATGTTGACATACATCAAGTCAGCTGTTACACGTAACTACAGCGAAAAATGTATAAACAACATAATGGATTTTGTTTCGGGATCTGCAAGCCAGAACTTTAATCTTCTGCAGGAGTTCTATCAAACAACATTGAAGGCCCTTGAAGAGGCGAAGAATGAG AGATTGTGGTTTAAGACAAATCTTAAGCTTTGCAAAATTTGGTTTGACATGGGAGAGTACGGACGGATGAATAAG ATTTTGAAGGAGCTGCACAGATCTTGCCAAAGGGAGGATGGAACTGATGACCAGAAGAAAGGCACACAGCTTCTAGAAGTCTATGCTATTGAGATTCAAATGTACACGGAGACTAAGAATAACAAGAAACTTAAG CAATTGTACCAGAAGGCCCTTTCAATTAAATCAGCCATACCTCATCCACGAATCATGGGTATTATCCATGAATGCGGTGGAAAAATGCATATGGCTGAGAGGCAGTGGGATGAGGCAGCCACAGATTTCTTTGAAGCATTTAAGAATTATGATGAAGCTGGGAATCAGCGGCGAATTCAATGCTTAAA ATATTTGGTTCTGGCCAATATGTTAATGGAATCTGAAGTGAATCCCTTTGATGGGCAAGAGGCAAAGCC GTACAAAAATGATCCCGAAATCCTAGCAATGACAAATCTTATTGCTGCTTACCAGAAAAATGAGATTCTGGAATTTGAGAAGATCTTAAAG AGCAATAGAAGAACAATTATGGATGATCCTTTCATTCGCAATTATATTGAGGATCTTCTGAAGAATATCAGAACTCAAGTGTTGCTCAAGCTCATAAAACCATATACACGAATCCGAATTCCATTCATTTCAAAG GAACTCAATGTCCCAGAAAAGGATGTTGAGCAGCTCTTGGTCTCGCTGATTCTGGACAACCGTATTCAGGGTCACATTGATCAGGTGAACAAGCTTTTAGAGCGTGGTGACAG GTCTAAGGGAACGAAGAAATACACTGCTATTGACAAATGGAATACTCAGCTTAAATCACTTTACCAAACAATATCTAACCGAGTTAGTTGA